A genomic region of Xanthomonas campestris pv. phormiicola contains the following coding sequences:
- a CDS encoding cytochrome C gives MQTAPSPSSSFRAGTLRGAEQVLLWSTLGSLLLLVSPRAAAVPAFARQTGSSCADCHIGAYGPALTPYGMRFKLNGYTDSDGNGTKIPASAQLTGTRSVPVRGKTNNQLSEADLYLAGRVSDNVGGYIKVSSTNNGKDKFTTKLDNVDLRFVAKTFKLGGKDALLGVSVNNNPGSQDPIGVLPNASGLGPASAYASSTTLLNQSSLSNRVIGTSLYGVYDRNWYGEIGTYTALPVSTQDDLGYAVGGDPGKLSDTGYLRLSYMKDLKKQFFSAGMVALTTRRQLPRSSGPRDDFTDLGYDLNYQFLGTREHILKLGYLNIYERRRYGSALIDPADPSVAGLRRGSIRDQSINLSYTYKQSYGLLLAHFINTGSADAFRYSPYGTPDTTSNLISASWAPFGKDDAFTSIANLRLSATWFRFSKFNGTTGNVFGALPVTRPHDLNQFSLALSLAF, from the coding sequence ATGCAGACCGCCCCGTCTCCCTCTTCTTCCTTCCGTGCCGGCACGCTGCGTGGCGCCGAGCAGGTCCTGCTGTGGTCCACGCTCGGCTCGCTGTTGCTGCTGGTCAGCCCGCGCGCCGCGGCGGTGCCGGCGTTCGCGCGGCAGACCGGCTCCTCCTGCGCGGACTGCCACATCGGCGCCTACGGCCCGGCGCTGACCCCGTATGGCATGCGCTTCAAGCTCAACGGCTACACCGACAGCGACGGCAACGGCACCAAGATCCCGGCCTCGGCGCAGCTCACCGGCACCCGCAGCGTGCCGGTGCGCGGCAAGACCAACAACCAGCTCAGCGAGGCCGACCTGTACCTGGCCGGCCGGGTCAGCGACAACGTCGGCGGCTACATCAAGGTCTCCAGCACCAATAACGGCAAGGACAAGTTCACCACCAAGCTGGACAACGTGGACCTGCGCTTCGTCGCCAAGACCTTCAAGCTCGGCGGCAAGGACGCGCTGCTCGGGGTGAGCGTCAACAACAACCCCGGCAGCCAGGACCCGATCGGCGTGCTGCCCAACGCCTCCGGCCTGGGGCCGGCCTCGGCCTACGCCAGTTCCACCACCCTGCTCAACCAGTCCTCGCTGTCCAACCGGGTGATCGGCACCAGCCTCTACGGCGTCTACGACCGCAACTGGTACGGCGAGATCGGCACCTACACCGCGCTGCCGGTCTCCACCCAGGACGATCTCGGCTACGCGGTCGGCGGCGATCCGGGCAAGCTCAGCGACACCGGCTATCTGCGCCTGAGCTACATGAAGGACCTGAAGAAGCAGTTCTTCTCCGCCGGCATGGTCGCGCTGACCACCCGGCGCCAGTTGCCGCGCAGCAGCGGTCCGCGCGACGACTTCACCGACCTGGGCTACGACCTGAACTACCAGTTCCTCGGCACCCGCGAGCACATCCTCAAGCTCGGCTACCTCAACATCTACGAGCGCCGCCGCTACGGCAGCGCACTGATCGACCCGGCCGACCCCAGCGTGGCCGGGCTGCGCCGCGGCAGCATCCGCGACCAGTCGATCAATCTCAGCTACACCTACAAGCAGAGCTACGGCCTGCTGCTGGCGCATTTCATCAACACCGGCTCGGCCGACGCGTTCCGCTACAGCCCGTACGGCACGCCGGACACCACCAGCAACCTGATCAGCGCGTCCTGGGCGCCGTTCGGCAAGGACGATGCGTTCACCTCGATCGCCAACCTGCGCCTGTCCGCGACCTGGTTCCGTTTCAGCAAGTTCAACGGCACCACCGGCAACGTGTTCGGCGCCCTGCCGGTCACCCGCCCGCACGACCTGAACCAGTTCTCGCTGGCACTGAGTCTCGCCTTCTGA
- a CDS encoding c-type cytochrome, with the protein MKPANAVPLWCTLMASLLPLGAVLAPAAHAGGGLPGAGVFATECAECHSAAPGKNKKGPTLFGVVGRSAGSVPDYHYSEAMKKSQWIWTDDKLRSYLAQPSGKALAGGNMKYDGLDDSKQLEELIAYLNGLH; encoded by the coding sequence ATGAAACCAGCCAACGCAGTTCCCCTGTGGTGCACCCTGATGGCCAGCCTGCTGCCGCTCGGCGCCGTGCTCGCGCCGGCCGCGCATGCCGGCGGCGGCCTGCCCGGCGCCGGCGTGTTCGCCACCGAATGCGCCGAATGCCATAGCGCGGCGCCGGGCAAGAACAAGAAGGGCCCGACCCTGTTCGGCGTGGTCGGACGCAGTGCCGGCAGCGTGCCGGACTACCACTACTCGGAGGCGATGAAGAAAAGCCAATGGATCTGGACCGACGACAAGCTGCGCAGCTACCTGGCGCAACCGTCCGGCAAGGCGCTGGCAGGCGGCAACATGAAGTACGACGGACTGGACGACAGCAAGCAGCTCGAGGAATTGATCGCCTACCTGAATGGCCTGCACTAA